From one Microlunatus sp. Gsoil 973 genomic stretch:
- a CDS encoding type II secretion system F family protein: MAALALRLAPRTAVQRIDRLLSRAGRPRGWPVERVLVAKPVLAVLAGGLGLLVVGSNPQPLIIVIAIVVAVASYFVPELLLHSRAQERSQQIVLELADTLDQMTIAVEAGLGFDAAMARAGRNGRGPLAEELVRTLQDVQMGSSRRQAYESLAARTDAADLRRFVRAVIQADAYGISIADVLRTQAAEMRRKRRQRAEEKAMQIPVKVVFPLMFCILPVLLIVTLAPVVMNLMKTFA; this comes from the coding sequence TTGGCCGCACTGGCGCTCCGGTTGGCTCCTCGTACTGCCGTTCAGCGCATAGATCGGTTGCTGTCTCGCGCCGGTCGCCCACGGGGTTGGCCTGTCGAACGGGTGCTCGTGGCCAAACCGGTCCTTGCGGTACTTGCCGGCGGGCTCGGACTCCTGGTCGTGGGATCAAATCCACAGCCACTGATCATCGTCATCGCGATTGTGGTTGCAGTGGCCAGCTATTTCGTGCCTGAACTGTTGCTCCACAGCCGGGCTCAGGAACGCAGCCAACAGATCGTCTTGGAACTGGCCGACACCCTGGACCAGATGACCATCGCAGTGGAAGCCGGCCTCGGCTTCGACGCGGCGATGGCGCGAGCCGGCAGGAACGGTCGAGGACCGCTCGCGGAAGAACTCGTGCGGACCCTGCAGGACGTCCAGATGGGCAGCTCCCGAAGGCAGGCCTACGAGTCCCTTGCCGCCCGGACTGACGCAGCCGATCTACGTCGCTTCGTGCGCGCCGTGATCCAGGCGGATGCCTATGGAATCTCGATCGCTGACGTGTTGCGCACTCAGGCCGCCGAGATGCGACGGAAGAGACGCCAGCGGGCCGAGGAGAAGGCGATGCAGATCCCGGTCAAAGTTGTCTTCCCGCTGATGTTCTGCATCCTGCCGGTCTTGCTCATCGTGACGCTGGCTCCGGTCGTCATGAATCTCATGAAAACCTTCGCGTGA